In Brachybacterium fresconis, the genomic stretch GGCAGCGCCGCTGAATCCGCAATGGACGGGGAGGTGGGCTGTGCCTGGTTCGCGCCGGTGAAGGCGGCGGTCTTCAGGGCGAAGAACAGCAGGTAGGTCGCGATCCAGTTCAGCATGATCGTGCTGATGACCTCGTTGGCGCCGAAGCGGGCCTTGAGGAAACCGGCGATGCCGCCCCAGACGGCTCCGGCCAGCACGCCGCCGAGCAGGGCGAGCAGCAGGTGCACGACGATCGGCAGGTTCCAGGTGAAGCCGATGTAGCCGGCGGCCATGGCCCCGACGATCAGCTGGCCGGTGCCACCGATGTTGAACAGCCCGGCGCGGAAGCTGACGGCCATGCCGGCGGAGGCGATGATCAGCGGGGTGGCGACCGTCAGGGTCTCTGTCAGGGGGCGCAGCCCGGTCGCGAGGGCGGGGAGGAGCACATAGGTTCCGCTGCCGCCGGCGTCCCGCAGGTCCTCGGCCACCCGGGAGAAGCCGGGGCCGTCGAACACGGCGCCGCGGAACATGGCTCCGTAGGCGTGGGTGACGGACTGCCAGATCGCGGTCACGGCGTCGGTGGGTCGGTCGAAGAAGTAGCCGAGGGTGGCGCGGACCTCCTCGTCGGCGATGACGATGAGGACCGATCCGATCAGGAAGGCGAACACGAAGCTCATCACGACGACCAGCAGGTCGCCGCGGGCGATCCCCTGGAGCGTCCGGCTCAGGCGCGTCTCGGCCCGTTCCTCGGGCGGCGGCGGGGTCTCGGTGTCCCCGGATCCGACCCCGGGGGCGGATCCGCTGCCGGCGGGTTCGGCGACGGCGGTGCTCATACGATCTCCCCTTCGTCGGCGAGCTGCGAGTCGGTGGTGCGAGCGCCCTCGGCGACGGCGGTGCGGGCGGCGTCGGCCGTGTAGCCGGCCATCATCAGCCCGAGCACGTCGCGGTCCTCGTCGCCCGGGACGATGCCGAGGATGCTGCCGCCGTACATCACGGCGATGCGGTCGGCGAGCTGGGTCACCTCGTCGAGCTCGGTGGACACGATGACCACGGGGGTCCCCTGATCGCGCTCGTCGAGGATGCGGCGGTGCAGGAATTCGATGGAGCCGACGTCGACGCCGCGGGTGGGCTGCGAGGCGATCAGCAGCGAGAGCGTCCGGTTCAGGGCACGGGCCATCACGACCTTCTGCTGGTTGCCGCCGGACAGAGTGGACACAGCGGAAACGGTCGATCCGGTGCGCACGTCGAACTCGGGGATCAGCCTCTCGGCGTTCTCGCGGATCTCCCCCAGGTGCATCGCGAGGCCGGAGGCGAAGGGCGGGCGGTCGTGCTGGTCCAGCACGAGGTTCTCCGCGACGGTGAAGTCGGGCACGAGGGCGTCATGGGTGCGGTCCTCGGGGACGAATCCGACGCCGGCGTCGAGGACCTGCTTGGTACTGCGGCCGATGAGCTCTCGGCCTTCGAGCCGAGCGGAGCCGTGGACGGTGGTCTCCAGGCCCAGCAGCGCCTCGGCCAGCTCGGTCTGCCCGTTGCCCTGGACACCGGCGATGGCGAGCACCTCGCCGTGGCGCACGTCGAAGGAGACGCCGTCGAGGGTGCGGACCCCGGCGTCGTCGGTGACCCGCAGGTTCTCGACCTGCAGGGCGATCTCCCCGGGTGCGGCCGCGGCCTTGTCCTGGGCGAGGGAGACCTGGCGGCCGACCATGAGGGAGGCCAGCTCCGCCTGATCGGCCGACGGATCGGCCTCGCCGACGACCTGGCCGCGGCGGATCACCGTGATGCGATCGGAGACGGCTTTGACCTCCCGGAGCTTGTGGGTGATGAACACGATCGAGGTGCCCTCGTCGCGCAGCTGACGCATGATCGTCATCAGCTCGTCGGTCTCCTGCGGGGTGAGCACCGCGGTGGGCTCGTCGAGCACCAGCACCTCGGCGTGGCGGCTGAGCGCCTTGATGATCTCCACCCGCTGCTGGGCACCGACCGGGAGGTCCTCGACCAGCGCGTCGGGGTCGAGGTCGAAGCCGAAGCGGGCCGAGATCTCGCGCACGAGCCTGCGGGCCGCGGCGAGGTCGAGCAGGCCGCCGCGGGTCGGCTCGTGGCCGAGCACCATGTTCTCGGCGACGGTGAACACGGGCACGAGCATGAAGTGCTGGTGGACCATGCCGATGCCGGCCGCCATGGCGTCCCCGGGGTCGGAGAACGACCTCGGGACGCCGTCTATCACGATCTCGCCGCCGTTGGGGCGGTACAGCCCGTACAGGACGTTCATCAGGGTCGACTTGCCCGCGCCGTTCTCCCCCAGCAGGGAGTGGATCTCCCCGGGTTCGACGACCAGGTCGATGGCATCGTTGGCCACGAAGGTCCCGAAGGTCTTCGTGATTCCGCGCAGTTCGAGCTTCACGGTTCTCTTTTCGTCGTCCGTCGGCGTCGGCCGAGGTCATCCGCCGCGGAGCCGGCGTCGGCCGAGATCGTCGGCCGGGCGGTCGGACGAGGCGGTCCCGGCCCGGTCGGGGCCGGGACCGCCTCGGGGTCTCGACGTCTCAGGCGCCCTGGGGGGATGCCGTGGACTCGACGGTGACCTTGCCGTCGATGATGTCCTGCTCGAGGGCGTCGAGCTCGGTGACGAGCTCGGCGGGGACGTCGTCCTCGTACTCGTGGAACGGGGCCAGGCCCACGCCGCCGTTCTCGAGGGTGCCGACGTAGGGGGCGGCGTCGAACTCGCCCTCGGACGAGGTGGTGATGACGTCCTCGACGGCGGTGGTCATCTCCTTCATGACGGAGGTGAGGATGACCTCCTGGGCGGCCGCGTCGCTGGAGTTGGTCTCGTACCCGTCGGCGTCGACCCAGATCACCGTGCGGTCGTCGCCTTCCTTGGCGGAGGCCAGGGTGCCGGCGCCCACGGGGCCGGCGACCGGCATGATGATGTCCGCGCCGGCGTTGTAGAACTCGTCGGAGACGGCCTTGCCCTTGGACTGGTCCTCGAAGGTGCCCACGATGGAGCCCTCCTGGCTCTCCTTGTTCCACCCCAGGACCTGCACGTCCTCGCCCTTGGTCTCGTTGTAGTACGCGACCCCGTCGACATAGCCGTCCATGAAGATGGTGACGGTGGGGATGTTCATGCCGCCGTAGGTGGCGACCTTGCCGGTCTCGGTCATGCCTGCGGCGAGGTAGCCGGCGAGGAAGGCGGCCTCGGCGGTGTTGAACTCGATCGGCTTGACGTTCTCGACCTCGATCGGGTTGCCGTCCGCGTCCTGCGCGGTGGAGTCGACGATCGCGAAGTTGGTGTCCTCGTTGGCCTGGGCCGCGTTCCCCGTGGCGGGCGCCAGCAGGAAGCCCACCGTGATCACGAGGTCGCAGCCCTCGGTGACCATGTTGTTGATGTTGGGGGCGAAGTCCGAGGTGGTCGTCGACTCGGCCGAGGCCGTCTCGACGCCGAGGTTCTTCTCCGCGGCCAACAGGCCGTTGTAGCTGGACTCGTTGAAGGACTTGTCGTCCCAGCCGCCGGAGTCGGAGACCATGCAGGCCTTGTAGTCGCTGCTGCCACCGCCGTCGCTGGAGCCGCCGCCACCGGCATTCTCCTCGGGGGCGGTGCCGCAGGCGGCGAGGGTGAGTGCGCCGGCCCCGATCAGGGCGAGCGCGCGCGCGTGAAGCTCTTCATGGGTTCCTCCGCAGGAGAGTCGGGACCGATCGGGCCCCGCGTCGACTCGGGCGACTGCTCTGTCGCGTTCCGGAAGGACAATAGCCCCGCCGCGGCCCCGTCGGAGGCCGTGCCAGCACCTGGATGGGAACCGTTATGCAATCGACGCGAGCGCGAGACCGCGGCGTTTCCGCAGGACGCTCCGGAGGCCGTTCAGGAGGACGTCCGGACGGCGACCGGGCGCTGTGGACGCCGGCGCTCGCGACCTGTCCGGGCGTCCGCGTCAGCGCAGATGACCGTGTCCCGTCCCATCCAGTCCTGCGACGAGACGGGAGAGGTCCTGGGCGCGGTCGTCGGCGAGGACCAGCAGGACGTCCTCGGTGTCGACGATGCTGATGCCCTCCAGCCCGACCAGGGCGATGGGGCGATCGCGGGACCCGTACACCGTCGCCGTGGAGGAGACCGCCCCGACATCGGCGGTGCCCAGCACCTGGACGTCGCCGCCGGCGACGTCCCCGTTCGGCTCCGCCGCGCCCGCGGAGCCGACCGGTGGCGACGCGCGCAGCTGGCGGGCCAGCGCGGCGAAGTCGCCGATGTCGTCCCAGGCGAAGTCCGCGGGCACCAGGGCGACCCTCCCGGCGGCCGCGAGCGGCTCGGCCAGGGCGTGATCGATCGCGATTCTCGTCAGCTGCGGCCAGATCCGCTCCAGCACCTCCTGGTACCGGGCCGTGCCGTGCGCGGCAGCGATCGCCCGGACCCCGCGGGCGAGCGACGGGATCTGGGCGGCGAGCTCGTCCAGCAGCACGCGGGCGCGGGCCACGAAGATGCCGGCGTTCCAGGAGAAGGTGCCCGCGGCGAGGAACTGCTCGGCCCGATCACGGTCCGGCTTCTCGACGAAGCGGGCGACGGGGCGGGCGCCGACGGCATCCAGCGCGGTCGCCCCGGAGCCGCCGTCCCCCGCGGCCGCCGTCGCGGTGCCCGGAGCGCCGCCGGCCGCCCCCGCCGTGCTCTGCGCGCCCGTCCCCTGCTCGATGTAGCCGAATCCGGTCGCCGGGCGGGTCGGGGTGACGCCGAGGGTGACCAGATAACCGAGCTCGGCCGTGCGCCGCGCGGTGGTGACGGCGCGGACGAAGGCCTCCTCGTCGCCGATCAGGTGGTCCGCCGCGAAGGAGCCGATGACCGCCTCGGGCTCCTCCCGCTCCACGAGGGCCGCGGCCAGGGCGATCGCGGGCATCGAATCGCGGGGGGAGGGCTCGGCGAGGACCCGCGCACGGGGGCCGACGAGACCCTCCGCCTGAGACGTGACCGCCTCGGCGTGCTCGACGCCGGTGACGATGATCGGGGCGCGGTCCGTGAGCGGAGCCAGGCGGGCAAGGGTCTGCTGCAGCAGGGAGCGACCGGAGCCGGTGAGGTCGAGCAGGAACTTCGGATGCGCACGGCGTGAGAGCGGCCACAGACGGGTTCCGGCGCCGCCGGCCGGGATCACGGGGACGAAGGGAGCCTCAGGCATATGGCCAGCGTATCCGGGGCCCGGGAACCGGTGGAGGGACGACGCCCCGGGGACGGCGAGCCGTGTTCGCAGCACTCCGGGATGCACAGAACCTGCACGTCATGGTGCTACGCTGGCTCCGCCCCTGTCGGGGGCGATGATGATGTCGCCGTGTCGTGAAACGGGCGCCCGCCAGGCGCCCCGAGCGCCGCGAAGGCCGTCCGGGCCCGTCCCGGGGCCCGCGCGCCCCACCTCTGCGGCGGCGCATCCCGCTTCCCGTCGCCACCCGTCGCTTCTGGAGGATCTCCGTGGCATCAGCCCAATCCGGGACGCTCTATCGCGGACGCGAGGGCATGTGGTCCTGGGTCGCCCACCGCATATCAGGAATGCTCATCTTCCTGTTCCTCCTCGTGCACGTCCTGGACACCGCGCTGGTGCGGGTCTCCCCGGAGGCGTACAACGAGGTCATCGGTCACTACAAGACCATCGTGTTCGGTCTCGGAGAGATCGGACTGGTCGCGGCCGTCGTCTTCCATGCCCTCAACGGCCTGCGCATCATCCTCGTGGACTTCTGGTCGAAGGGCACCACCCACCAGCGCAAGCTGTTCTGGGGCGTGGTCGTCGTCTGGGTGGTCCTCATGGCCGGCTTCCTCCCCCGTCAACTCATGCACATGTTCGGAGCGTGATCATGAGCGCACAGTCCTCTCCCGCGATCCCTGATCCCACCACCCGCTACGCCCGCACCGGCCAGCGGGGCATCAACGCCGAGATGCTGTCGTGGCTCTTCATGCGCATCTCCGGCGTCCTGCTCGTGATCCTCGTCTTCGGCCACCTGTTCGTGAACCTGTGGCTGGGCGAAGGCGTCAACGGCATCGACTTCGCCTTCGTCGGCGGCAAGTGGGCCTCCCCGTTCTGGCAGGTCTGGGACCTGCTGATGCTCTGGCTGGGGCTCTTCCACGGCGGCAACGGCGTCCGCACGATCATCAACGACTACGCCCGCAACCCGACGCTGCGGCTGACCCTGAAGGGTCTGCTGTACTTCGCGGTCGTCGTCACCGTCGTCCTGGGCACGCTGGTGATCTTCACCTTCGATCCCTGCCCCGTCGGCGCCGAGCCGAGCCTGCTGCCCTCCTTCTGCACAGGCTGAGCCCCCTCCCGGAGGCCCGCTCGGCCCCCGGAACCCTCTTCCCGGTCGCCCCCTCGAAACGGAGCAGTCACCAGACATGCAGACCCATACCTACGACGTGGTCATCATCGGTGCCGGCGGTGCCGGCATGCGCGCGGCGCTGGAATCCTCCGGCCGCGCCCGCACCGCGGTCGTCACCAAGCTCTACCCCACGCGCTCGCACACGGGCGCCGCGCAGGGCGGCATGTGCGCCGCCCTGGCCAACGTCGAGGACGACAACTGGGAGTGGCACACCTACGACACCGTCAAGGGCGGCGACTACCTGGTCGACCAGGACGCCGCCGAGGTCATGGCCAAGGAGGCCATCGACGCGGTGCTCGACCTGGAGAAGATGGGGCTGCCCTTCAACCGCACGCCCGAGGGCCGGATCGACCAGCGGCGCTTCGGCGGGCACACCCGCGACCACGGCGAAGCGCCGGTGCGCCGCTCCTGCTACGCGGCCGACCGCACCGGTCACATGATCCTCCAGACCCTCTACCAGAACTGCGTCAAGCAGAACGTCGAGTTCTTCAACGAGTACTACGTGCTCGACGTCCTGATGACCGGCGACCCGCGCACCGACGAGGGCGTGCGCGCCTCCGGCGTGGTCACCTACGAGCTGGCCACCGGAGAGATCCACATCTTCCGCGCGAAGTCCGTGGTGTTCGCCTCCGGCGGGTTCGGGAAGATCTTCAAGACCACGTCGAACGCCCACACCCTCACCGGGGACGGCCCCGCCATGGCGTTCCGCCGCGGCATCCCGCTGGAGGACATGGAGTTCTTCCAGTTCCACCCGACGGGCCTGGCCGGCCTGGGCATCCTGCTGTCGGAGGCGGCCCGCGGCGAGGGCGGCATCCTGCGCAACAGCGAGATGGAGCGCTTCATGGAGCGCTACGCCCCCACGCTCAAAGACCTCGCCCCGCGCGACGTGGTCGCCCGGGCGATGGCCAACGAGGTGCGCGAGGGACGCGGCTGCGGCCCCAAGAAGGACTACGTCTACCTCGACCTGACCCACCTGGAACCCTCGCACATCGATGCGAAGCTCCCGGACATCACCGAGTTCGCCCGCACCTATCTCGGGGTGGAGCCCTACACCGAGCCGGTGCCGGTCTTCCCCACGGCGCACTACGGCATGGGCGGCATCCCCACCAACATCAAGGGTGAGGTCCTCCGCAACGAGACCGACATCGTCCCCGGGCTGTACGCGGCCGGGGAGACCGCCTGCGTCTCCGTGCACGGCGGCAACCGCCTGGGCACGAACTCGCTGCTGGACATCAACGTGTTCGGCCGACGCGCCGGCATCGCCGCCGCCGAGCACGCCGACACCGTCGAGATGCCGGACCTGCCCGACGGCGTCCAGACCCCGACCGACGAGCTCCTGCAGCGGCTGCGCGACCGGCCCGCCACCGAGGACCGCATCGCCGACATCCGTCGCGAGCTGCAGGAGACGATGGACGCCAATGTCCAGGTGTTCCGCACCGACGAGACCTGCCGCACGGCCCTGGGCGACATCGAGGCGCTCAAGAAGCGCTACGAGACCGTCGCGATCCAGGACAAGGGGATGCGCTACAACCTCGACCTCATGGAGGCCGTCGAGCTGGGCTTCCTGCTCGACCTCGCCGAGATCGTCACGCTCGGTGCGCTGAACCGCAAGGAGTCCCGCGGCGGCCACTTCCGCGAGGACTTCGATACGCGTGATGACGTCAACTACCTCAAGCACACGATGGCCTACCGCACCCTGGAGGGTGAGGAGGGGTCCGAGGGCACCACGGTCCGTCTGGGTACCAAACCCGTCGTGATCACCCGCTACGAGCCGAAGGAGCGTACTTTCTGATGACTGCCGTCGCCGAGAAGCCCCAGGCCGAATCCCCGCAGTCCGCCGCGGAGGAGATCCCCACGTTCCAGGTGACGATGCGCATCGCGCGCTACAACCCGGAGGACGACAAGGGCACCCACTGGGAGGACTTCACCGTCACGATGCACGGCACCGACCGTGTGCTCGACGCCCTGCACGAGATCAAATGGCACCAGGACGGGTCGCTGACCTTCCGCCGCTCCTGCGCCCACGGCGTCTGCGGCTCCGATGCGATGCGGATCAACGGCCGCAACCGTCTGGCCTGCAAGACGCTGCTGAAGGACCTCGACATCACCAAGCCCGTCACCGTCGAGCCCATCAAGGGGCTGCCAGTGGAGAAGGACATGATCGTCGACATGGAGCCCTTCTTCGAGTCCTACAAGGAGGTCATGCCGTTCCTGGTCGCCGAGGGACAGGAGCCCAGCCGGGAGCGTCTGCAGTCGGCCGAGGAGCGCGAGCGCTTCGATGACACCACCAAGTGCATCCTCTGCGCCGCCTGCACCTCCTCCTGCCCGGTGTTCTGGACCGACGGGCAGTACTTCGGCCCCGCCGCGATCGTCAACGCGCACCGGTTCATCTTCGACTCCCGCGACGACGCCGGCGAGCAGCGCCTGGAGATCCTCAACTCCAAGGAGGGTGTGTGGCGCTGCCGCACCACCTTCAACTGCACCGAGGCCTGCCCGCGCGGCATCCAGGTGACCAAGGCGATCGCCGAGGTGAAGCAGGCCGTGATCCGCGGCCGCGTCTGACCCGTCGCGCAGGGGGCGGGAGCGCCCCCGCGCCGCATGACCTGACGTACGACGCCCCGTCCGGAGAGATCCGGGTGGGGCGTCGTGCTGTGCTGTGCGTCCGGCAGAAGTCATGCCATGCCCGGAGGCCCGGGGCTGCGGGCGGGCGCTCCCGCGGGAACGCCGCACCCGAGCGGGCCCGCCTCAGGAGTTCACGCGGATGACCTCTTCCTGGTACGGGGCGATGACGGTGCCGGAGATCCGCAGATCCAGCACGAGGAAGGGGCGCTGCTCGGGCGCTTCAGCGGCCCAGCTCGACACCCGGTCCAGGTCGGCGAGGGAACGCACCACGATGCCCTCGGCCCCGGCCGCCGCCCCGAGAGCGGCGAAATCGATCTCCGGGATCAGCATGGGCTCGCGCACCAGGCCCTTGAGCCCGTAGAGGTTCACCTCGGCGCCGTAGGCCGCGTCGTTCCACACCACGGCGATCCCGCGGCCCCCGGCACTGCGGACGGCCGATTCGAGGTCGGCCAGGGCCATCGCCCCTCCCCCGTCGCCGGTGGTCAGCACCACGGTGGAGTCGGGATTGGCGCGGGCGGCCCCGGGCACGCTGGGCCAGCCCAGTCCGATCGACTGGAAGGCGGTGCCGACCATCGCCATGCGGTGGGGGTCGGCGATCGGCCAGTACATATTGGCCCAGGCGATGAAGTGGCCGCCGTCCGAGACGACCACTCGGTCCTCGGGCAGCAGCTCGCCCAGGCGGGCCGCGGCGGCTCGCGGGTCCAGGCGGCCGTCCTCGGCGAGCTCGGGTCCGACGGCATGGGTCCGCAGCGCCGGGGCGTCGACGGTCTCCCGCCACGGCGGTGTCGCTCTCCGAGCCGGATTCTGCTCCTGGTGCCGAGGCAGGGCGCGGGTGATCGCCTCGAGGCTCAGCCGCGCGTCGGCGCGCACGAACCCTCCCACCCGCGCGTGGGTCGCCGCGGGTGCTGTGTCCACCTGCCACACGGTGGTGTCTGGCTGGAACAGCTCCCCGAAGCGCATCGTGAACTGGTTCAGGTCCGCGCCGACCACCAGGGCCACATCGGCCTCGCGCACCCGTTCCATGGCCCCGGGGGCGCCGAAGCCGCCGGCGACGCCGAGGTCGTAGCGGTCCTCGGGGAAGATGCCGCGCCCCAGGGCGGTGGTGGTGGTCAGGGCGCCGGTCGCCGCGGCGAGCTCGCCGAGGGCCTCCCCTGCCCCGGAGAGCCAGGCGCCGCGCCCGGCCAGCAGCAGCGGGCGCTCGGCGCCGGAGAGGTCCTGGGCCAGGCGCGCGATCGCGGCACGGGTGAAGTCGGCCCTGGGGGCGAGCGGTTCGGGCCGCCCGGGGCCGGGGACCTCCGGGACGGAGCCGATGTCGAGCCGGGCGACGTCGTAGGGGATCGCGAGCACCACCGGGACGCGATAGGACAGGGCGTGCTCGATCGCGGTCACGGTCGCCGCGGCGGCGTCGATCCGTCCCACGGTGTAGGTGCGGACGCCGACGGCGGAGCTCAGCGCGATCTGGTCGACGTCCCAGGGGCGCGGGCCGGAGGTGGGCTCGTCGCCGACCACCAGGACCAGCGGGATGCGGGCCTGGGCGGCCTCGGCGAGGGCGGTCAGCGTGTTGGTGAATCCGGCGCCGTAGGTGGTCGTCGCCGCAGCCAGGCGGCCCGAGGTCCGGAAATGCGCGTCGGCGGCGACGACGGCCCCGGCCTCGTGGCGCACGGCCGTGTAGGTGGCGTCGGTCTCGCGCAGCAGGGCGTCGAGGAAGTAGGCGTTGCCGTTGCCCATCAGGCCGAAGACGTCGTGGACGTGCTGGGCGAGGGCGCGGGCGACATGGGTGGAGACGATGGCCATGGGGGTCCTTCCGAGATGTATGCGGAACGCAGATGCGCTGTCCGTATATGTCTCGCCCCAGGTCCGCCTGCGGTTTCGTGCCCCTTGTGAGAGCACCGGCGTCGACTCCTCCGTGAGCCCGCCTGACGGGGTCGAGGGTAGCACCGCCGGCCTCGCGGGCCCGCCGGGACGACGGCGGCGCCGCCCGCGCCGATCGAGGCTGCGGGCGGCGGCGGGCGTGGGTCAGGAGTAGGAGATCACCAGCGGCGCATGGTCGGACCAGCGGGTGTCGTAGCTGGGGGCGCGATCGACCGCGGCGGAGCTCGCCCGGGCGGCGAGGTCCTCGGTGGCCAGCTGGTAGTCGATCCTCCAGCCCGAGTCGTTGTCGAAGGCCTTCCCCCGCTGGGACCACCAGGTGTAGGGCCCGGGCCCGTCGCCGTGCAGGGTGCGGTGGACGTCCACGAAGCCGGCGTCGGTGGTGAGGCGGTCGAGGTACTCCCGCTCCTCGGGCAGGAAGCCGGCGGACTTGCGGTTCCCCTTCCAGTTCTTGATGTCCCATTCGGTGTGGGCGATGTTGATGTCGCCGGTGAGGACCACGTGGCGCCCGTCGGACCGCAGCTGCTCGAGGTGGAGCATCATGGTGTCGAGGAAGGCGTACTTGTCGGCC encodes the following:
- a CDS encoding ABC transporter permease; the protein is MSTAVAEPAGSGSAPGVGSGDTETPPPPEERAETRLSRTLQGIARGDLLVVVMSFVFAFLIGSVLIVIADEEVRATLGYFFDRPTDAVTAIWQSVTHAYGAMFRGAVFDGPGFSRVAEDLRDAGGSGTYVLLPALATGLRPLTETLTVATPLIIASAGMAVSFRAGLFNIGGTGQLIVGAMAAGYIGFTWNLPIVVHLLLALLGGVLAGAVWGGIAGFLKARFGANEVISTIMLNWIATYLLFFALKTAAFTGANQAQPTSPSIADSAALPHLLGSGFRLHAGIFLAAGCAAALWWLMSRSTLGFQFRAVGSNPRAARVAGISTARTSFLVLAVAGALVGLAGAVHVLGTEKRLTEGIAGSIGFDAITVALLGRSGPVGIVLAGLLFAGLSTGGRFMETNQGVPLDLVQVIQVLVVLFIAAPPLVRTLVGLRRIDHPGDGSRVRRARTTAAASAASAALPGAAPSDAASPAAASPDAGSSGTASPGSPPPDTPLDPTPPDPTPPATDGDEPTDAKGDQR
- a CDS encoding ABC transporter ATP-binding protein, producing MKLELRGITKTFGTFVANDAIDLVVEPGEIHSLLGENGAGKSTLMNVLYGLYRPNGGEIVIDGVPRSFSDPGDAMAAGIGMVHQHFMLVPVFTVAENMVLGHEPTRGGLLDLAAARRLVREISARFGFDLDPDALVEDLPVGAQQRVEIIKALSRHAEVLVLDEPTAVLTPQETDELMTIMRQLRDEGTSIVFITHKLREVKAVSDRITVIRRGQVVGEADPSADQAELASLMVGRQVSLAQDKAAAAPGEIALQVENLRVTDDAGVRTLDGVSFDVRHGEVLAIAGVQGNGQTELAEALLGLETTVHGSARLEGRELIGRSTKQVLDAGVGFVPEDRTHDALVPDFTVAENLVLDQHDRPPFASGLAMHLGEIRENAERLIPEFDVRTGSTVSAVSTLSGGNQQKVVMARALNRTLSLLIASQPTRGVDVGSIEFLHRRILDERDQGTPVVIVSTELDEVTQLADRIAVMYGGSILGIVPGDEDRDVLGLMMAGYTADAARTAVAEGARTTDSQLADEGEIV
- a CDS encoding BMP family lipoprotein, with the protein product MVSDSGGWDDKSFNESSYNGLLAAEKNLGVETASAESTTTSDFAPNINNMVTEGCDLVITVGFLLAPATGNAAQANEDTNFAIVDSTAQDADGNPIEVENVKPIEFNTAEAAFLAGYLAAGMTETGKVATYGGMNIPTVTIFMDGYVDGVAYYNETKGEDVQVLGWNKESQEGSIVGTFEDQSKGKAVSDEFYNAGADIIMPVAGPVGAGTLASAKEGDDRTVIWVDADGYETNSSDAAAQEVILTSVMKEMTTAVEDVITTSSEGEFDAAPYVGTLENGGVGLAPFHEYEDDVPAELVTELDALEQDIIDGKVTVESTASPQGA
- a CDS encoding mannose-1-phosphate guanylyltransferase — encoded protein: MPEAPFVPVIPAGGAGTRLWPLSRRAHPKFLLDLTGSGRSLLQQTLARLAPLTDRAPIIVTGVEHAEAVTSQAEGLVGPRARVLAEPSPRDSMPAIALAAALVEREEPEAVIGSFAADHLIGDEEAFVRAVTTARRTAELGYLVTLGVTPTRPATGFGYIEQGTGAQSTAGAAGGAPGTATAAAGDGGSGATALDAVGARPVARFVEKPDRDRAEQFLAAGTFSWNAGIFVARARVLLDELAAQIPSLARGVRAIAAAHGTARYQEVLERIWPQLTRIAIDHALAEPLAAAGRVALVPADFAWDDIGDFAALARQLRASPPVGSAGAAEPNGDVAGGDVQVLGTADVGAVSSTATVYGSRDRPIALVGLEGISIVDTEDVLLVLADDRAQDLSRLVAGLDGTGHGHLR
- the sdhC gene encoding succinate dehydrogenase, cytochrome b556 subunit, whose protein sequence is MASAQSGTLYRGREGMWSWVAHRISGMLIFLFLLVHVLDTALVRVSPEAYNEVIGHYKTIVFGLGEIGLVAAVVFHALNGLRIILVDFWSKGTTHQRKLFWGVVVVWVVLMAGFLPRQLMHMFGA
- the sdhD gene encoding succinate dehydrogenase, hydrophobic membrane anchor protein; amino-acid sequence: MSAQSSPAIPDPTTRYARTGQRGINAEMLSWLFMRISGVLLVILVFGHLFVNLWLGEGVNGIDFAFVGGKWASPFWQVWDLLMLWLGLFHGGNGVRTIINDYARNPTLRLTLKGLLYFAVVVTVVLGTLVIFTFDPCPVGAEPSLLPSFCTG
- the sdhA gene encoding succinate dehydrogenase flavoprotein subunit, coding for MQTHTYDVVIIGAGGAGMRAALESSGRARTAVVTKLYPTRSHTGAAQGGMCAALANVEDDNWEWHTYDTVKGGDYLVDQDAAEVMAKEAIDAVLDLEKMGLPFNRTPEGRIDQRRFGGHTRDHGEAPVRRSCYAADRTGHMILQTLYQNCVKQNVEFFNEYYVLDVLMTGDPRTDEGVRASGVVTYELATGEIHIFRAKSVVFASGGFGKIFKTTSNAHTLTGDGPAMAFRRGIPLEDMEFFQFHPTGLAGLGILLSEAARGEGGILRNSEMERFMERYAPTLKDLAPRDVVARAMANEVREGRGCGPKKDYVYLDLTHLEPSHIDAKLPDITEFARTYLGVEPYTEPVPVFPTAHYGMGGIPTNIKGEVLRNETDIVPGLYAAGETACVSVHGGNRLGTNSLLDINVFGRRAGIAAAEHADTVEMPDLPDGVQTPTDELLQRLRDRPATEDRIADIRRELQETMDANVQVFRTDETCRTALGDIEALKKRYETVAIQDKGMRYNLDLMEAVELGFLLDLAEIVTLGALNRKESRGGHFREDFDTRDDVNYLKHTMAYRTLEGEEGSEGTTVRLGTKPVVITRYEPKERTF
- a CDS encoding succinate dehydrogenase iron-sulfur subunit, whose translation is MTAVAEKPQAESPQSAAEEIPTFQVTMRIARYNPEDDKGTHWEDFTVTMHGTDRVLDALHEIKWHQDGSLTFRRSCAHGVCGSDAMRINGRNRLACKTLLKDLDITKPVTVEPIKGLPVEKDMIVDMEPFFESYKEVMPFLVAEGQEPSRERLQSAEERERFDDTTKCILCAACTSSCPVFWTDGQYFGPAAIVNAHRFIFDSRDDAGEQRLEILNSKEGVWRCRTTFNCTEACPRGIQVTKAIAEVKQAVIRGRV
- a CDS encoding thiamine pyrophosphate-binding protein, with product MAIVSTHVARALAQHVHDVFGLMGNGNAYFLDALLRETDATYTAVRHEAGAVVAADAHFRTSGRLAAATTTYGAGFTNTLTALAEAAQARIPLVLVVGDEPTSGPRPWDVDQIALSSAVGVRTYTVGRIDAAAATVTAIEHALSYRVPVVLAIPYDVARLDIGSVPEVPGPGRPEPLAPRADFTRAAIARLAQDLSGAERPLLLAGRGAWLSGAGEALGELAAATGALTTTTALGRGIFPEDRYDLGVAGGFGAPGAMERVREADVALVVGADLNQFTMRFGELFQPDTTVWQVDTAPAATHARVGGFVRADARLSLEAITRALPRHQEQNPARRATPPWRETVDAPALRTHAVGPELAEDGRLDPRAAAARLGELLPEDRVVVSDGGHFIAWANMYWPIADPHRMAMVGTAFQSIGLGWPSVPGAARANPDSTVVLTTGDGGGAMALADLESAVRSAGGRGIAVVWNDAAYGAEVNLYGLKGLVREPMLIPEIDFAALGAAAGAEGIVVRSLADLDRVSSWAAEAPEQRPFLVLDLRISGTVIAPYQEEVIRVNS
- a CDS encoding exodeoxyribonuclease III, encoding MTFTLATVNVNGIRAAARKGMGDWLASTPADVVTLQEVRAPEDLVPDLVGEDWSTASEVSQLKGRAGVSIAVRSNRQDADLEGVRHGLPGLEGDAHTGRWLEIDLADPFGDGRALTVISCYMHSGNTEKPQTMADKYAFLDTMMLHLEQLRSDGRHVVLTGDINIAHTEWDIKNWKGNRKSAGFLPEEREYLDRLTTDAGFVDVHRTLHGDGPGPYTWWSQRGKAFDNDSGWRIDYQLATEDLAARASSAAVDRAPSYDTRWSDHAPLVISYS